A window from Streptomyces sp. NBC_00299 encodes these proteins:
- a CDS encoding S8 family peptidase — MTDQAQPAQGPGASGPGPDGAGFTYRGAEQELIVVARPEARLRARAEGVRSVAGADVSALNMFLTDEQLALQPLFGSEERLQQDTGAQDVPDLALFYRVRGGQSRAEELRARIAALPGIDTAYVKPGAVPASLSRIGEDSGRLKEGAPVTPDFSGRQGYLRPAPEGVDAHWAWQRPGGTGQGVTVIDVEGSWQLGHEDLAAKLAGVVVGTPLTDLAWRNHGTAVIGVIGGDRGERGVTGVVPDTVTAAASFQGIGTAGAIHAAADRLGPGDILLIELHRPGPRFEYAERDDQRGYVALEWWPDDFAAVRHATAKGVLVVAAAGNGAESLDDAVYERRTDGFPEVWRNPFNPSNPSSGAVLVGAGAPPPGTHGRDHGPDRSRLAFSNYGARVDAQGWGREVTTTGGSWDRPGDLQGGPEEIAWYTDTFSGTSSASPVVVGALASLQGILKVAGQPPMSPERARAVLRATGSPQQDAPGRPASQRIGNRPDIKAAVTHLVPQAVGSGRAERYWDELLPYPRELPPRLRLFVAGQWRNLNHPSPEIRQAVHTAFAGGRPDVRVWFSDDEIVGLVITG, encoded by the coding sequence ATGACCGACCAGGCACAGCCGGCGCAGGGCCCGGGAGCGTCCGGGCCGGGGCCCGACGGAGCGGGATTCACCTATCGAGGGGCCGAGCAGGAACTGATCGTCGTCGCCCGGCCCGAGGCCCGGCTGCGTGCCCGGGCCGAGGGCGTGCGGTCGGTGGCGGGCGCCGACGTCTCGGCTCTCAACATGTTCCTCACCGACGAACAGCTGGCACTTCAGCCCCTGTTCGGCAGCGAGGAACGGCTGCAGCAGGACACCGGCGCGCAGGACGTGCCCGACCTCGCGCTGTTCTACCGGGTACGCGGCGGGCAGAGCCGAGCCGAGGAACTGCGCGCCCGCATCGCCGCGTTGCCGGGCATCGACACGGCGTATGTGAAGCCGGGCGCGGTGCCCGCCTCCCTCAGCCGGATCGGGGAGGACAGCGGGCGTCTGAAGGAGGGCGCGCCGGTCACGCCCGACTTCAGCGGCCGGCAGGGCTATCTGCGGCCCGCGCCCGAGGGCGTCGACGCGCACTGGGCGTGGCAGCGGCCCGGCGGCACGGGTCAGGGCGTCACCGTGATCGATGTGGAGGGCTCCTGGCAGCTCGGCCACGAGGACCTGGCCGCCAAACTGGCCGGCGTCGTCGTCGGCACCCCGCTGACCGACCTCGCCTGGCGCAACCACGGCACCGCCGTGATCGGTGTGATCGGCGGTGACCGGGGCGAACGCGGCGTGACCGGCGTCGTGCCGGACACGGTGACCGCGGCCGCGTCCTTCCAGGGCATCGGCACGGCGGGCGCGATCCACGCGGCGGCCGACCGGCTGGGCCCCGGCGACATCCTGCTGATCGAACTCCACCGCCCGGGGCCTCGGTTCGAGTACGCCGAACGCGACGACCAGCGCGGCTACGTCGCTCTCGAATGGTGGCCGGACGACTTCGCCGCCGTCCGCCACGCCACCGCCAAGGGCGTCCTCGTGGTCGCCGCCGCGGGCAACGGCGCCGAGTCCCTCGACGACGCCGTCTACGAGCGCCGCACGGACGGATTCCCCGAGGTGTGGCGCAACCCGTTCAACCCCTCCAACCCGTCCTCCGGCGCCGTGCTGGTCGGTGCGGGCGCCCCGCCGCCCGGCACGCACGGCCGCGACCACGGCCCCGACCGCTCACGGCTGGCGTTCTCCAACTACGGCGCCCGGGTGGACGCGCAGGGCTGGGGGCGCGAGGTGACGACGACCGGCGGCTCCTGGGACCGGCCCGGCGATCTGCAGGGCGGGCCCGAGGAGATCGCCTGGTACACCGACACGTTCTCGGGGACGTCGTCCGCCTCCCCGGTCGTGGTCGGCGCGCTGGCCTCGCTGCAGGGCATACTCAAGGTGGCCGGCCAGCCGCCGATGTCCCCCGAGCGTGCGCGCGCCGTGCTGCGGGCGACGGGTTCCCCGCAGCAGGACGCGCCGGGCCGGCCGGCCTCCCAGCGGATCGGCAACCGGCCCGACATCAAGGCGGCCGTCACCCATCTGGTGCCGCAGGCGGTCGGCTCCGGCCGGGCCGAGCGGTACTGGGACGAGCTGCTGCCGTATCCGCGTGAACTCCCGCCCCGGCTCCGGCTGTTCGTGGCCGGCCAGTGGCGGAACCTCAACCACCCGTCCCCGGAGATCCGCCAGGCGGTCCACACCGCCTTCGCGGGGGGACGGCCCGATGTCCGAGTGTGGTTCTCGGACGACGAGATCGTCGGCCTGGTGATCACCGGCTGA
- a CDS encoding SMP-30/gluconolactonase/LRE family protein — MAPEHRSFAPHPTRRTLLTAGAATAGAVLVGSAGTSATAAGKTRPTVINLPNGFRPEGITIGGGPYAYLGSLGDGSILRADLRTGEGSVVSAGPGTPSVGLKLDHRGRLFVAGRGQGARVVDARSGRILASYVLTTATPTFANDVFLTSRTAWFTDSYQPALYALPLGRRGELPDADEVVTLPLSGAWSQVPGEVVNANGITGTPDGSALLVVQSGVGGLHRVNPRTGVTELVDLGDAAPLTNGDGLLLTGRTLYVVQNRQNAIDVFRLAADGRSGVFRRRITDPLFDVPTTVAAYQGRLYLPNARFTTTPTPETTYDVISVPA; from the coding sequence GTGGCCCCCGAGCACCGCTCCTTCGCACCTCATCCCACCCGCCGCACCCTCCTCACGGCCGGCGCCGCCACCGCCGGTGCCGTACTCGTCGGGTCCGCCGGCACCTCCGCCACGGCGGCCGGAAAGACCCGGCCCACCGTGATCAACCTCCCGAACGGCTTCCGCCCGGAGGGCATCACCATCGGCGGGGGACCGTACGCCTACCTGGGCTCCCTCGGCGACGGCTCGATCCTCCGCGCCGACCTGCGCACCGGCGAGGGTTCCGTCGTCTCGGCCGGGCCGGGCACGCCCTCGGTCGGCCTCAAACTCGATCACCGGGGGCGCCTGTTCGTCGCCGGACGCGGCCAGGGCGCCCGCGTCGTGGACGCCCGCAGCGGCAGGATCCTCGCCTCGTACGTCCTCACCACGGCGACCCCGACCTTCGCCAACGACGTGTTCCTGACCTCGCGCACGGCCTGGTTCACCGACTCCTACCAGCCCGCGCTGTACGCCCTGCCGCTCGGCCGGCGCGGCGAACTGCCGGACGCGGACGAGGTCGTGACGCTTCCCCTCAGCGGCGCCTGGAGCCAGGTCCCCGGCGAGGTCGTCAACGCCAACGGCATCACCGGCACCCCCGACGGCTCCGCGCTCCTGGTGGTGCAGTCCGGGGTCGGCGGCCTGCACCGCGTCAACCCGCGCACCGGCGTCACCGAGCTGGTCGACCTCGGCGACGCGGCCCCGCTCACCAACGGCGACGGGCTGCTGCTGACCGGGCGGACGCTGTACGTCGTCCAGAACCGGCAGAACGCCATCGACGTGTTCAGGCTCGCCGCCGACGGCCGCAGCGGCGTCTTCCGGCGCCGGATCACCGACCCGCTCTTCGACGTACCGACCACGGTGGCGGCGTACCAGGGACGCCTCTACCTGCCCAACGCACGCTTCACCACGACGCCGACACCGGAGACGACGTACGACGTGATCTCCGTGCCGGCATGA
- a CDS encoding PAC2 family protein produces MIELEGVPELIDPVMVAAFEGWNDAGDAASTAVAHLDKEWKGEVFAALDAEDYYDFQVNRPTVWMDDGVRKITWPTTRLSVVRISGEKPRDLVLVRGIEPSMRWRSFCNELLGFAHELGVELVVILGALLGDTPHTRPVPISGTTSDPDLARRMDLEETKYEGPTGIVGVLQEACTHAGVPAVSLWAAVPHYVSQPPNPKATLALLNRLEDLIDVRIPLGELPEDARAWQVGVDQLAAEDSEVAEYVQSLEEARDTAELPEASGEAIAREFERYLRRRDGGSPSAGGHATADGGETGPFLKDNPGGRTKPPKPPRPSGTDDDESSEE; encoded by the coding sequence GTGATCGAGCTCGAGGGGGTTCCCGAGCTGATCGACCCGGTCATGGTGGCCGCGTTCGAGGGCTGGAACGATGCCGGCGACGCCGCCTCCACCGCGGTCGCGCATCTGGACAAGGAGTGGAAGGGCGAAGTGTTCGCGGCGCTGGACGCCGAGGACTACTACGACTTCCAGGTCAACCGCCCCACGGTGTGGATGGACGACGGAGTGCGCAAGATCACGTGGCCCACGACAAGGTTGTCGGTGGTCCGCATCAGCGGCGAGAAGCCGCGTGATCTCGTCCTCGTCCGAGGTATCGAGCCATCCATGCGCTGGCGCTCGTTCTGCAACGAGCTCCTCGGCTTCGCCCACGAGCTGGGAGTGGAGCTGGTGGTCATCCTGGGCGCCCTGCTCGGCGACACCCCGCACACGCGTCCGGTCCCGATCAGCGGGACCACGTCCGACCCGGACCTGGCCCGCCGCATGGACCTGGAGGAGACCAAGTACGAGGGCCCGACGGGCATCGTCGGCGTCCTCCAGGAGGCGTGCACACACGCCGGCGTACCCGCGGTGTCATTGTGGGCCGCCGTACCGCACTACGTCTCGCAGCCGCCCAACCCGAAGGCGACGCTGGCCCTGCTCAACCGGCTCGAGGACCTGATCGACGTACGCATCCCGCTGGGCGAGCTGCCCGAGGACGCGCGCGCCTGGCAGGTCGGCGTGGACCAGCTGGCCGCCGAGGACAGCGAGGTCGCGGAGTATGTGCAGTCGCTGGAGGAGGCCCGGGACACGGCGGAGCTGCCGGAGGCGTCGGGTGAGGCGATCGCCCGCGAGTTCGAGCGGTATCTGCGCAGACGGGACGGCGGCAGCCCGTCGGCGGGCGGGCACGCCACGGCGGACGGCGGGGAGACCGGGCCCTTCCTGAAGGACAACCCCGGAGGCCGGACGAAGCCTCCGAAGCCTCCCAGGCCGAGCGGCACGGACGACGACGAGTCGTCGGAGGAGTGA
- a CDS encoding FadR/GntR family transcriptional regulator: protein MAVTDEAIEKIKGMIVSGALRPGDRLPKESELAAELGLSRNSLREAVRALSLIRILDVRQGDGTYVTSLDPQLLLEALSFVVDFHRDDTVLEFLAVRRILEPAATAMAASRISEQQLGALTNQLDKLGNDPSVEELVACDLEFHRGIVQSSGNSVLCSLLDGLSGPTTRARIWRGLTQEDAVSRTLHEHRAILEALRDRDAEAARSWATVHIASVEQWLRSTL, encoded by the coding sequence ATGGCAGTCACCGACGAGGCGATCGAGAAGATCAAGGGCATGATCGTCTCCGGCGCGCTCCGCCCCGGCGACCGGCTCCCCAAGGAGAGCGAACTGGCCGCGGAACTCGGGCTGTCCCGCAACTCCCTGCGGGAGGCCGTGCGCGCCCTGTCGCTGATCCGGATCCTGGACGTACGGCAGGGCGACGGCACGTACGTCACGAGCCTGGATCCGCAACTGCTGCTGGAGGCGCTGAGCTTCGTCGTCGACTTCCACCGCGACGACACGGTGCTGGAGTTCCTCGCCGTGCGCCGCATCCTGGAGCCGGCTGCCACGGCGATGGCAGCGTCGCGCATCAGCGAGCAGCAACTGGGCGCGCTGACGAACCAGTTGGACAAGCTCGGCAACGACCCGTCGGTGGAGGAGCTGGTCGCCTGCGACCTGGAGTTCCACCGGGGCATCGTGCAGAGCTCGGGCAACTCGGTCCTGTGCTCGCTGCTGGACGGCCTGTCCGGGCCCACCACGCGAGCGCGCATCTGGCGCGGCCTCACCCAGGAGGACGCGGTGAGCCGGACCCTGCACGAACACCGGGCGATCCTGGAGGCGTTGCGGGACCGCGACGCGGAGGCGGCCCGGTCGTGGGCGACGGTGCACATCGCGAGCGTGGAGCAGTGGCTGCGCTCCACTCTGTGA
- a CDS encoding ArsR/SmtB family transcription factor: protein MADAATSPDPDLVSALRALSNPVRLQLLLWLREPERHFPIDKAIADPGEVGVCVSHIQAKAGLAQSTVSAYLAELQRAGLVRATRVGKWTHYRRDEGRIAGLVAQLGVTL from the coding sequence ATGGCCGACGCAGCGACCTCACCGGACCCCGACCTGGTCAGCGCCCTGCGGGCGTTGTCGAATCCGGTGCGCCTGCAGTTGCTGCTGTGGCTGCGTGAGCCCGAGCGGCACTTCCCCATCGACAAGGCCATCGCCGATCCCGGCGAGGTCGGGGTGTGCGTGAGCCACATCCAGGCCAAGGCGGGGCTGGCCCAGTCGACGGTGTCGGCGTATCTGGCGGAGTTGCAGCGGGCCGGGCTGGTGCGGGCGACACGGGTGGGGAAGTGGACCCACTACCGGCGCGACGAGGGCCGCATCGCCGGGCTGGTGGCCCAACTCGGGGTGACCCTCTAG
- a CDS encoding TIGR03620 family F420-dependent LLM class oxidoreductase, protein MMNLGTFGIYTFDFEHQPATQVRDSAQELQERGWRALWVPEVGGREALTHAGFLLAAAERLHVVNGIAQIWSREARATYGASALLADAYPDRHVLGLGFGGLKRPGVKPLAAMAAYLDELDALAKESPVHAPQTPVRRVLAAYGPKMIALARDRSLGAHTYHVNTAHTAAAREILGPDAFLGVEHPVLLEPDPARARATAREHLGPYLNTPYNLAKFRRLGYSDEEIEHGGSDRLVDDLVFWGDVDTVTDKLRAHVAAGADHVAVQVIGIEPGRSASAHWRRLGEALLA, encoded by the coding sequence ATGATGAATCTGGGAACGTTCGGCATCTACACCTTCGACTTCGAGCACCAGCCAGCCACACAGGTACGCGACTCGGCCCAGGAGCTGCAGGAACGGGGATGGCGGGCCCTGTGGGTCCCGGAGGTCGGCGGTCGCGAGGCCCTCACCCACGCCGGCTTCCTGCTCGCCGCCGCCGAGCGGTTGCACGTCGTCAACGGCATCGCCCAGATCTGGTCCCGCGAGGCCCGGGCGACGTACGGCGCGAGCGCGCTGCTGGCCGACGCCTACCCGGACCGCCATGTGCTCGGCCTGGGCTTCGGCGGGCTGAAGAGGCCAGGCGTCAAACCGCTGGCGGCGATGGCCGCCTACCTCGACGAGCTGGACGCCCTCGCCAAGGAGTCACCCGTCCACGCCCCGCAGACCCCGGTACGGCGCGTCCTGGCCGCGTACGGCCCCAAGATGATCGCCCTGGCCCGGGACCGTTCCCTCGGCGCGCACACCTACCACGTCAACACCGCCCACACCGCCGCCGCGAGGGAGATCCTCGGCCCGGACGCCTTTCTCGGCGTGGAGCACCCGGTCCTCCTGGAGCCGGACCCCGCCCGGGCGCGCGCGACGGCACGCGAGCATCTGGGGCCGTACCTCAACACCCCGTACAACCTGGCCAAGTTCCGCAGGCTGGGCTACTCGGACGAGGAGATCGAGCACGGCGGCAGCGACCGCCTCGTGGACGACCTGGTGTTCTGGGGGGACGTGGACACGGTGACCGACAAGCTCCGGGCCCACGTGGCGGCGGGAGCCGATCATGTCGCCGTCCAGGTGATCGGCATCGAGCCGGGCCGGTCCGCGTCGGCGCACTGGAGGCGGCTCGGCGAGGCGCTGCTTGCCTGA
- a CDS encoding glycerol-3-phosphate dehydrogenase/oxidase, with the protein MTSQTTLQSVPALGTHPASGSNPSRAETREQLAKASYDLLVIGGGILGISTAWHAAQSGLRVALVDAGDFAGATSSASSKLLHGGLRYLQTGAVKLVAENHFERRAVSRQVAPHLANPLTFYLPVYKGGPHGAAKLGAGVFAYSALSAFGDGVGHLLSPAKAAQDVPELRTDNLKAVAVYGDDQMNDARMALMTVRGAVEAGAVVLNHAEVTGLRFTKGRVTGADLKDRTTGDEFGVNARLVLNATGPWVDHLRKMEDPNAAPSIRLSKGAHLVLKRTAPWKAALATPIDKYRITFALPWEDMLLLGTTDEEFEGDPADVAVTEKDIAQILDEAAFSIRDQQLDRDLITYSFAGLRVLPGGPGDTAKAKRETVVTEGTGGMLSVAGGKWTTFRHIGRTIMKKLEALPGHPLGDDFEPIASLPKKLPLPGIANPRAVAHRLLTDRPAPGPRMAADTAKHLATHYGSLAFDIARIANENPELGERVHPDAPEIWAQVVYARDNEWAETQDDVLRRRTTLTIRGLATDDVRAKVQDLLDKK; encoded by the coding sequence ATGACCAGTCAGACCACCCTGCAGTCCGTGCCTGCCCTCGGTACGCACCCGGCCTCCGGCTCCAACCCGAGCCGCGCCGAGACCCGGGAGCAGCTCGCCAAGGCGTCGTACGACCTTCTCGTGATCGGCGGCGGCATCCTGGGCATCTCCACCGCCTGGCACGCCGCGCAGTCCGGCCTCAGGGTGGCTCTGGTCGACGCCGGCGACTTCGCCGGCGCCACCTCCTCCGCCTCCTCCAAGCTCCTCCACGGCGGTCTGCGCTACCTGCAGACCGGCGCGGTGAAGCTGGTGGCGGAGAACCACTTCGAGCGCCGTGCGGTCTCCCGCCAGGTGGCCCCCCACCTGGCGAACCCGCTCACGTTCTACCTCCCCGTGTACAAGGGCGGGCCGCACGGCGCTGCGAAGCTCGGGGCGGGCGTCTTCGCCTACTCCGCGCTCTCCGCGTTCGGTGACGGCGTCGGACACCTCCTCTCCCCCGCCAAGGCGGCGCAGGACGTGCCCGAGCTGCGCACCGACAACCTCAAGGCCGTGGCCGTGTACGGCGACGACCAGATGAACGACGCGCGCATGGCGCTGATGACGGTCCGCGGGGCCGTCGAGGCGGGCGCGGTCGTGCTCAACCACGCCGAGGTCACCGGCCTGCGCTTCACCAAGGGCCGGGTGACCGGCGCGGACCTGAAGGACCGCACGACCGGTGACGAGTTCGGCGTCAACGCCCGCCTCGTGCTGAACGCGACCGGCCCGTGGGTCGACCACCTGCGCAAGATGGAGGACCCCAATGCCGCGCCGTCGATCCGTCTGTCGAAGGGCGCGCATCTGGTCCTGAAGCGGACCGCGCCCTGGAAGGCTGCGCTCGCGACCCCGATCGACAAGTACCGCATCACCTTCGCCCTGCCCTGGGAGGACATGCTCCTGCTGGGCACCACGGACGAGGAGTTCGAGGGCGACCCGGCGGACGTCGCGGTCACCGAGAAGGACATAGCCCAGATCCTGGACGAGGCCGCGTTCTCCATCCGGGACCAGCAGCTGGACCGCGACCTCATCACCTACTCCTTCGCGGGTCTGCGCGTACTGCCGGGCGGCCCCGGTGACACGGCGAAGGCCAAGCGCGAGACGGTCGTGACCGAGGGCACGGGCGGCATGCTGTCCGTCGCGGGCGGCAAGTGGACCACCTTCCGGCACATCGGCCGCACGATCATGAAGAAGCTGGAGGCGCTGCCGGGCCACCCGCTGGGCGACGACTTCGAGCCGATCGCCTCGCTGCCGAAGAAGCTGCCCCTGCCGGGCATCGCCAACCCGCGCGCGGTCGCCCACCGTCTGCTCACCGACCGCCCGGCGCCGGGTCCGCGCATGGCGGCCGACACCGCCAAGCACCTGGCCACCCACTACGGTTCGCTGGCCTTCGACATCGCCCGTATCGCCAACGAGAACCCGGAGCTCGGCGAGCGCGTCCACCCCGACGCCCCGGAGATCTGGGCCCAGGTCGTCTACGCCCGCGACAACGAGTGGGCCGAGACGCAGGACGACGTGCTGCGCCGCCGTACGACGCTGACGATCCGGGGTCTGGCGACGGACGACGTCCGGGCGAAGGTGCAGGACCTGCTCGACAAGAAATGA
- the glpK gene encoding glycerol kinase GlpK: MTDAHTAGPFIAAIDQGTTSSRCIVFDRDGRIVSVDQKEHEQIFPKPGWVEHNANEIWTNVQEVVAGAVQKAGITRDDIKAIGITNQRETTVLWDKNTGEPVHNAIVWQDTRTDGLCKELGRNVGQDRFRRETGLPLASYFAGPKARWLLDNVEGLKERAEAGDILFGTMDTWVIWNLTGGADGGKHVTDVTNASRTMLMNLHTMEWDEKIAESIGVPLQILPEIRSSAEVYGEVTGGKLGDLLGGIPVASALGDQQAALFGQTCFSEGEVKSTYGTGTFMVMNTGDKIINSYAGLLTTVGYKIGDEPTVYALEGSIAVTGSLVQWMRDQMGLISTAAEIETLALSVEDNGGAYFVPAFSGLFAPHWRSDARGVIAGLTRYVTKAHLARAVLEATAWQTREIADAMVKDSGDELVALKVDGGMTSNNLLMQTLSDVLDAPVVRPMVAETTCLGAAYAAGLAVGFWSGTDELRANWRRAAEWTPHMDAETRDREYKNWLKAVERTMGWIEDDES; this comes from the coding sequence GTGACCGACGCCCACACCGCCGGGCCCTTCATCGCCGCCATCGACCAGGGCACCACCTCGTCCCGCTGCATCGTCTTCGACCGCGACGGCCGCATCGTCTCCGTCGACCAGAAGGAGCACGAGCAGATCTTCCCGAAGCCGGGCTGGGTCGAGCACAACGCCAACGAGATCTGGACCAACGTCCAGGAGGTCGTCGCCGGAGCCGTCCAGAAGGCCGGCATCACCCGTGACGACATCAAGGCCATCGGCATCACCAACCAGCGCGAGACCACCGTGCTGTGGGACAAGAACACCGGTGAGCCCGTCCACAACGCCATCGTCTGGCAGGACACCCGCACCGACGGGCTCTGCAAGGAGCTCGGCCGCAACGTCGGCCAGGACCGCTTCCGCCGCGAGACCGGTCTGCCCCTCGCCTCCTACTTCGCCGGTCCCAAGGCCCGCTGGCTGCTGGACAACGTCGAGGGCCTCAAGGAGCGCGCCGAGGCCGGCGACATCCTCTTCGGCACCATGGACACCTGGGTCATCTGGAACCTGACCGGTGGTGCCGACGGCGGCAAGCACGTCACGGACGTCACCAATGCCTCACGCACCATGCTGATGAACCTGCACACCATGGAGTGGGACGAGAAGATCGCCGAGTCCATCGGCGTACCGCTGCAGATCCTGCCGGAGATCCGGTCCTCCGCCGAGGTCTACGGCGAGGTCACCGGCGGCAAGCTGGGCGACCTGCTCGGCGGTATCCCCGTCGCCTCCGCGCTCGGCGACCAGCAGGCGGCCCTGTTCGGCCAGACCTGTTTCTCCGAGGGCGAGGTCAAGTCGACGTACGGCACCGGCACCTTCATGGTGATGAACACCGGTGACAAGATCATCAACTCGTACGCGGGCCTGCTGACCACGGTCGGCTACAAGATCGGCGACGAGCCGACGGTGTATGCCCTGGAGGGCTCGATCGCCGTCACCGGGTCGCTGGTGCAGTGGATGCGCGACCAGATGGGCCTGATCTCCACCGCCGCCGAGATCGAGACGCTCGCGCTCTCGGTCGAGGACAACGGCGGCGCCTACTTCGTACCGGCCTTCTCCGGCCTGTTCGCCCCGCACTGGCGCTCCGACGCCCGCGGTGTGATCGCCGGCCTCACCCGGTACGTCACCAAGGCGCACCTCGCGCGTGCCGTCCTGGAGGCGACCGCGTGGCAGACGCGGGAGATCGCCGACGCCATGGTCAAGGACTCCGGCGACGAGCTGGTGGCCCTGAAGGTCGACGGCGGCATGACCTCCAACAACCTGCTGATGCAGACCCTCTCGGACGTCCTGGACGCACCCGTGGTGCGCCCGATGGTCGCCGAGACCACCTGCCTCGGCGCCGCCTACGCCGCCGGTCTCGCCGTCGGCTTCTGGTCCGGCACCGACGAACTGCGCGCCAACTGGCGCCGGGCCGCCGAGTGGACCCCCCACATGGACGCGGAGACCCGCGACCGTGAGTACAAGAACTGGCTCAAGGCCGTCGAGCGGACCATGGGCTGGATCGAGGACGACGAGAGCTGA
- a CDS encoding MIP/aquaporin family protein has translation MSSSDIFIGETIGTAILILLGGGVCAAVTLKASKARNAGWLAITFGWGFAVLTAVYTSAPLSGAHLNPAVTVALAIKDSDWSNVPTYFAGQLLGAMIGAALVWVAYYGQFHAHLTDKEIVGGPGAQATSAKAVEAQEKGAGPVLGIFSTGPEIRNAVQNLATEIIGTVVLVLAVLTQGLNDSGKGLGTLGALITALVVVSIGLSLGGPTGYAINPARDLGPRIVHALLPLPNKGGSDWGYAWIPVVGPLIGGAIAAGIYNVAFA, from the coding sequence GTGTCCAGCTCCGACATCTTCATCGGCGAGACCATCGGTACCGCCATACTCATCCTGCTCGGCGGCGGCGTCTGTGCCGCTGTGACGCTGAAGGCCTCCAAGGCCCGCAACGCCGGCTGGCTCGCCATCACCTTCGGGTGGGGCTTCGCAGTACTCACGGCGGTCTACACCTCGGCGCCGCTGTCCGGCGCCCACCTGAACCCGGCCGTGACCGTCGCGCTCGCGATCAAGGACAGCGACTGGAGCAACGTTCCGACGTACTTCGCCGGACAGCTGCTCGGCGCCATGATCGGTGCGGCGCTGGTGTGGGTCGCCTACTACGGCCAGTTCCACGCCCACCTCACCGACAAGGAGATCGTCGGCGGTCCGGGTGCGCAGGCCACGTCGGCCAAGGCCGTCGAGGCCCAGGAGAAGGGCGCCGGCCCGGTCCTGGGCATCTTCTCCACCGGTCCCGAGATCCGGAACGCGGTGCAGAACCTCGCCACGGAGATCATCGGCACCGTCGTGCTGGTGCTCGCGGTCCTCACGCAGGGCCTGAACGACAGCGGCAAGGGCCTCGGCACCCTGGGCGCCCTGATCACCGCGCTCGTGGTCGTCTCGATCGGTCTGTCGCTCGGCGGCCCGACCGGCTACGCGATCAACCCGGCCCGTGACCTCGGTCCGCGTATCGTCCACGCCCTTCTGCCCCTGCCCAACAAGGGCGGTTCCGACTGGGGCTACGCCTGGATCCCGGTGGTCGGTCCGCTGATCGGCGGCGCCATCGCGGCAGGCATATACAACGTCGCTTTTGCTTAG